The sequence below is a genomic window from Methylotuvimicrobium alcaliphilum 20Z.
TTATAATTTGTTGTGGACCGTGCGCGGCATTCCTTGCTTGTACTACGGCGAGGAAATCGAGTTCATGAAAGGTGCGCCGCAGGATGTTATCGGTAACGACGACACGCTCGATCAAACCGGTAGGGCCTATTTCGGCGATCATCTGACCGACGAGAACATTGGTACGACCCAAAGCCATCCGCTATATCAACACATCAAGCGCTTGAATCAGATCCGGCGAGCGATACCCGCATTGCAAAAGGGCGAAATGAGCCAAATCCATGAGTGGGGAAGCGGCATGCGATTCGTACGCGATTTTCAAGATGGAGCGAGCTATGCCGTGGTCGGCCTGTCAATCGGAAGTGATCAGGACATTGCGGTTGAAAATATCCGTAACGGCGTTTATCGCGACGCAATCACCGGGAAGGAAATGTCGGTCGGTAACGGCTGTCTGGGTTTTCATGTGCCAGCCAATTCGGCAGGTATTTATGTGTTGAACGGAGCGGGGAAGATTGGTTCGGACGGGGTTTATCTTCGCTAAGTATGCACATCGCAGATCAAAATTCGGCGCAGGGGTGTCCGTCAAAGGACGCCGTAAACCCAGCACCTAAATTATCCAAGACAATTAATCCTAGCCAATGGGCTGTGGAATTTAGGTGCTGGGTGAATACATCCCTGTAGGCTCTATGCCAGCTCCATGCTGGCAAAGCCTTTGCCGCACACCCCGGCGCCTCCTCAGATACTGCCGAAATTTGAAGTGTGAAAGGTATAACTGTCTATCATTTATTTACCGAAGTTTAGCGTAACGCGCCCGAGAAAAATCGGGAGGCAGTTTTTAAACAGTTACTTAGCCAATGAGACTTCGATATCATTTGTTGGCGTTTAACGCTCACGGCCTCGAAATCGCGACGAAGGTGTCGCTCCCGCAAAAGGGTTGGGTGCTCTGTGGGAGCGATCCCCAGATCGCGATGTTGAGGCCGAGAATACCAAGTTACAATAAATGGTATCGAGGTTACAAAGACTAAAATATGCTGTTACCCAAGCTCCAGCTTGGGTAATCTGTCCAGGAAGCTCTAGCTTCCCGATAATCAAGGAACATAGAGCGAGTAAGTCGGGGTTGATTGAGAATGCGTGGAGGTTGTGTCGGTCTCAGGAAGCGGGAGCTCTCGTCTTTATACATAAGTATAAATATACCTAATTGTGCAAAAAGTAGCGACCGAGCGCTAAATTGTTGTGTTGTCCGGAAAGGCTATTGGTGTTTGAGGGTTACTGGCTTCGATAGTCGCGACGAAGGCGTCGCTCCCAGTGCGCCCAGGAGGGCACAAAATCAGCAGGGTGTAAGTCCCTGTCGGCGTAAGCCATAACGTCGTAGCTGAAAGTAACTGCGTCACCGCGAGGTGGGGTGGAGAGCAACTGGAGGCAAAAGAGCAGTCCGCAGTAAAGCGAATCCGATTCGGCGGGGTAAGGCGGCGAGTCCCCTGGGAGTCGACGAAGCCTGAAAACCATCATTTACGTTGTTGTGGCAGATAAAACGATAAATGGGCCTACCTTGTGGTTGGGAGTGGAATGTTCAGAAGGTATTGTGAAGAAACTGGGGAGACCTGTTACGGAGGTGACCGTGGCAGGAGTCAGAACCCTTATATTACCGTAAGTCGAGGAAGCTCAAGGCAAGGCGAGGATAGTGTGGCACCGCTGGGAAACCAGGCGCAAACAGAGAAAACAAACACGAGCCTAAACCGAGAGGGGAAAAGATGGTAAAAGCCGGCTAGCAAAACCGGCCATAGGAAAGAAGGGTAGGAAGGTGGAAACGAGGTAGCGTTCGGTGTCACGGCCATTAAGCCAACCTCAGGTAAAAGGCTTAAAGAGGCTCAGCCGTTGAAGGGAGCCGAAGGTAACGAATCAAACCGAGTTTGCGGGCTGACGTGGTAACGCGGAGTAATGGGGTTCACCAATTAATAACACCATTGCTCACCAGCTTGTCCCGATGAGGAAACCACCGACTGGAGAGCCGTGTGCGGGAGAACCGCATGCACGGTTCGGAGGGAGGGGAGAGAAATCTTCCCTACCCCTATCAGAGAGCTGCGGCCGCTCTGTGAGAGCGATCCTCTGATCGCGATCTCGAGGCCGAAAGTCTTAAGTCACAATAAATGGTATCGAGGTCTCATTGGTTAAGGTTGCAAAAGGGTAATTTTTGACTTATGCATAACGATGAGAGCGGGGGCTTGGGAAATAGCGAAGTGGTTTAACTTCAACTATTAACCTGAAAAGAGCAATTGAGAGCCTCAAACTCCCGTTCGCCCTGAGCCCCTTCGGCTACGCTCAGGAGAGCCCTGTCGAAGGGCGAACGGGAGTTTGAGGCTTCACCAGGCCGGTGAAAGTGTTGTAGACCCTTCATGCTTCGACTTTACTCAGCACGAACGGTCTACAACACATGCCAACTGCTCTTTCTAGGATTAAGCTTTGGGCATATTCCGCAATTTTTCCACGACTTTGTCACCAAATTGTTCGGTACTGATCATCGTCACGCCGCTGCCGGGTTTCGACAAATCGGCGGTGGAGTAACCGTCGCCGAAAACACCTTGCATCGCATCCCATACATTTTTAGCTTCAGCAGCCATATCGAAGCTGTTTTCCAGCATCATCGCGACCGAACCGATCATGGAATAAGGATTCGCGATGTTTTTACCGGCGATATCCGGTGCTGAACCGTGCGACGGTTCGTAATAGGCTTTATCGGGACCGATGCAGGCCGAAGGCATCAAGCCGAGAGATCCCAATATGCCGCCGCCTTGGTCGCTGAGAATATCGCCGAACATGTTTTCCATGACCATGACATCGAACTGGATCGGGTTCAGGCATAAGGCTGTTGCCGCCGCGTCGACCAGGAAGTTGACGACCTTGACGTCCGGATATTCCTTGGCCACTTCTTCCATGACTTCGTTCCATAACACGCTGGATTTCAGTACGTTGCTTTTGTGAATATTGTGCAGCAACTTGCGGCGTTTACTGGCCAATTTGAATGCTTCGTGCATGATACGACGAATTTGTTCCTCATCGTATTCCAGCGTTTCACGGACATAACGCAGTCCTTTGTCGTTGACACCCATTTCTTTTTCGCCGAAATACAGGCCGCCGACCAATTCGCGCACGATGATCAGATCGATCCCTTCGCCGATAATTTCAGGCTTGAGCGGTGAAAAATGCGCCAGAGATTTCGGTAGAGAAACCGGGCGGAAATTTGCGTAGGTATTGTAGCGACGGCGCATCGGCAGTAAAGCGCCGCGCTCGGGTTGTTGGTCGATGGGGATTTTTTTTGCTTCTTCATGGCTCAAGCCGATCGGGCCTTTCAGAATCGCATCGGCTTGGTCGCATATATCGATGGTCGCTTGCGGGAAGGCGTCGCCGGTTTCGAAGTAGGCGCAAGCTCCGAACGAGGCGGGCATCAATTCGAAGGTAACATCGTTACGTTCTTCGATGACTTTGAGAACCTTGAGGGCTTCGTGGGTGATTTCGGGGCCGATGCCGTCGCCGGCCAATACTGCGATTTTATAATGCTTCATTTTTTATGTTTTTAAGTGAATGGAAAAATTTAAAACTCAATACATCGTGAATTAGACTGTTGTCGAGTTTGTGTTCACGGAGTCTGCCGCTATTCAGCGGAGGATTTCATTTCATGTAATTGAATGTTGATCAGTTTAATCGTGGCCATGATTCCAGAAAATACTTGATTGACGTGGACGCCTCGAGTTTTGCGTAATTCGTTCCCGCAATTCCACGTTATTACGCATTCGGTCAATGCATTGGCGTGGCCGCCCTTCGGTATGCGGACTTCATAATCGGCTAGTTCGGGTAATCGGTAGTCGTATTTTTTGAGCACCTTGCTGATTGCGTCGATGAAGGCATCGAAGCCGCCGCTGCCGGCGCCGGTAGCTTGGTGGTTTTCGCCTTGGATTTCGACGCGAAGGCTGACCGTGGATTGGAGGTCCAAGCCGCTATTGAGCGAGCAATTCAGCAATTTAATATGTTGATAGCTCTTGCTTTCGAGAACATCGGCGATGATGAACGGTAGATCGTCGGTCGTGATGGTTTGTTTGGAGTCGCCGAGGCTAACAATGCGTGCGAGAACTTTCTTCTGGTCTTCTTCGGAAAGTTCGACTTCGAGTCGTTCGAGATTCTTTTTCAGCGAGGCCTTGCCGCTCATTTTGCCTAAGGCATAACTATGAGTTCGGGAAAAGCGTTCCGGTCCTAAGCGGGTTTTGTATAGACCGCCTTTTTGGTCGCCGTCGGCATGGATGCCCGCGGTCTGTGTAAAGACATCGGCGCCGACGATCGGCGCATTTGCGGCAACGCGCTTGCCGGAAAAATTTTCCACCATGTTGCTGATGCGTACCAAATGACTTTCGTCGATGGACAATTGCATGTTCATTTTATCGCGGAGGACCACGGCGACTTCAGCCAGGGATGCGTTGCCCGCGCGTTCGCCTAAACAATTGATGGTGCAATGTACGGCGCTGATGCCGGCCCTAACCGCAGCCATAACATTGGCAGTCGCCAAACCGTAATCGTTGTGCGGATGAAAATCGAACAATAAATCCGGGTAGCGCCCGCACATATCGTGGAAGCTGTTGAAAACTTCGTCCGGAGCCATGACGCCTAATGTGTCCGGCAGCATGAAGTGGCTGACCGGGCTATGCCGCAAGCGGTCCACGAGCCCATAGACATAATCGGGACTATCTTTGTAGCCGTTCGACCAGTCCTCCAGGTAGATGTTGATTTTCAGGCCTTGTTCGTGAGCATAGGCGATGGTTTGCAGAACTTCGGTGCTGTGTTGTTCGAGCGTCTTGCCGAGTTGTTCGCGGCAGTGTTTTTCGCTGCCTTTGGCCAGCAGGTTGATGACCGATCCGCCCGTAGATCGAATCCAATCGACACTGCGCGTATGATCGACGAAGCCTAATACTTCGACGCGGTCGGCGAAACCTTCTTGCCGGGCCCACTGATTGATTTGGCTGACGGCTTCTTTTTCACCTTCCGACACTCGAGCCGAAGCGACTTCGATTCGATCGACGCGCAAAAACTGCAACAAGGCCTTGGCAATACTGACTTTTTCGGTCGGCGTGAAGGCGACGCCTTGCGTTTGCTCGCCGTCACGCAGGGTAGTGTCCATCAACTGAATGTGTCTTGACTCTATTGACATGATTTT
It includes:
- a CDS encoding alpha-isopropylmalate synthase regulatory domain-containing protein codes for the protein MSIESRHIQLMDTTLRDGEQTQGVAFTPTEKVSIAKALLQFLRVDRIEVASARVSEGEKEAVSQINQWARQEGFADRVEVLGFVDHTRSVDWIRSTGGSVINLLAKGSEKHCREQLGKTLEQHSTEVLQTIAYAHEQGLKINIYLEDWSNGYKDSPDYVYGLVDRLRHSPVSHFMLPDTLGVMAPDEVFNSFHDMCGRYPDLLFDFHPHNDYGLATANVMAAVRAGISAVHCTINCLGERAGNASLAEVAVVLRDKMNMQLSIDESHLVRISNMVENFSGKRVAANAPIVGADVFTQTAGIHADGDQKGGLYKTRLGPERFSRTHSYALGKMSGKASLKKNLERLEVELSEEDQKKVLARIVSLGDSKQTITTDDLPFIIADVLESKSYQHIKLLNCSLNSGLDLQSTVSLRVEIQGENHQATGAGSGGFDAFIDAISKVLKKYDYRLPELADYEVRIPKGGHANALTECVITWNCGNELRKTRGVHVNQVFSGIMATIKLINIQLHEMKSSAE
- the leuB gene encoding 3-isopropylmalate dehydrogenase, which produces MKHYKIAVLAGDGIGPEITHEALKVLKVIEERNDVTFELMPASFGACAYFETGDAFPQATIDICDQADAILKGPIGLSHEEAKKIPIDQQPERGALLPMRRRYNTYANFRPVSLPKSLAHFSPLKPEIIGEGIDLIIVRELVGGLYFGEKEMGVNDKGLRYVRETLEYDEEQIRRIMHEAFKLASKRRKLLHNIHKSNVLKSSVLWNEVMEEVAKEYPDVKVVNFLVDAAATALCLNPIQFDVMVMENMFGDILSDQGGGILGSLGLMPSACIGPDKAYYEPSHGSAPDIAGKNIANPYSMIGSVAMMLENSFDMAAEAKNVWDAMQGVFGDGYSTADLSKPGSGVTMISTEQFGDKVVEKLRNMPKA